Proteins found in one Arthrobacter pascens genomic segment:
- a CDS encoding PQQ-dependent sugar dehydrogenase codes for MVLLLSGCTGDGNELPTGNSTSIGTGTSSKPAVAERLDLQLSVPWATVFLPDGTAIISERDSALLKAVRNGRPTTIGRVPDVVPGGEGGLLGLALSPTFSTDNHLYLYFTARQDNRIARVKLQEKPDGSLMFGDPDVIFTGIPKASIHNGGRIRFGPDGFLYVGTGDSTRREQPQDPNALGGKILRLTPEGDPAPGNPFGNAVYSLGHRNVQGLAWDSAGRFWASEFGPDVNDELNLILPGANYGWPAVTGAPHRDGFLDAKVVWPSTADSSPSGLEIVGSTAYLGALRGQRLWKVPLDGENAGTPVAYFTREYGRIRDVVLAPDGRIWLLSNNQDPDFVLALPPPG; via the coding sequence TTGGTACTGCTGCTGTCCGGCTGCACGGGGGACGGCAATGAGCTGCCCACCGGCAACAGCACCAGCATTGGAACGGGAACCAGCTCAAAGCCGGCAGTCGCGGAGCGGCTGGACCTCCAACTTAGTGTTCCATGGGCCACGGTATTCCTCCCGGATGGAACGGCCATCATCTCTGAACGGGACTCGGCGCTGCTGAAGGCGGTCCGCAATGGCAGACCAACCACCATCGGCCGGGTCCCTGATGTTGTACCAGGAGGGGAAGGGGGCCTGCTCGGACTCGCTCTCTCCCCCACCTTCTCCACAGACAACCACCTGTATCTGTACTTCACCGCAAGGCAGGACAACCGGATTGCCCGGGTGAAGCTTCAGGAGAAGCCTGACGGGTCGCTGATGTTCGGCGATCCCGACGTAATTTTTACCGGCATTCCCAAAGCTTCCATTCACAACGGCGGCAGGATCCGGTTCGGCCCGGATGGATTCCTCTATGTGGGAACGGGCGACTCAACGCGCCGGGAACAGCCGCAGGACCCCAATGCCCTGGGTGGCAAGATCCTGAGGCTGACTCCCGAAGGGGACCCAGCCCCCGGGAACCCTTTCGGCAACGCCGTTTACAGCCTTGGACATCGCAACGTCCAAGGGCTGGCGTGGGACAGCGCGGGCAGGTTCTGGGCCAGCGAATTCGGGCCCGACGTCAACGACGAACTCAATCTGATCCTGCCAGGCGCCAATTACGGGTGGCCTGCGGTGACTGGAGCACCCCACCGCGACGGGTTCCTCGACGCGAAGGTTGTATGGCCCTCCACGGCGGACTCTTCGCCCAGCGGGCTGGAAATCGTCGGATCCACGGCCTATCTCGGGGCGCTGCGTGGCCAGCGTCTGTGGAAGGTTCCCTTGGATGGGGAAAACGCGGGCACCCCTGTGGCCTATTTCACACGGGAATACGGCCGGATCCGGGACGTTGTGCTGGCCCCGGATGGCCGTATCTGGCTGCTCAGCAACAACCAAGACCCTGATTTTGTACTGGCCCTGCCCCCTCCTGGATAA
- a CDS encoding sunset domain-containing protein encodes MDFVFWIIVIVLIVGVVWWLLNRSNSAGTGGSAGQDRAGSSDGTGTIRADGALAGGSAAASAEAAATAGIPSAAGFGRAAEPVPPTTADETPEVSGAATGGTAGPAQRAAGADAVGPSEAAPLSNSRSGAVESGSSAPSEHETETGTSSLAPDDEPAQEGGRVQEDGRVQEDGRVQEDAAEWETQWSEAGGSMAVPREDNPPAGASVGTSSEPTAGPGPVHNAEYTSPHSPTLPGAETAAGEGSADGFAGGSAEAFADGTAEARADRQPDVPDDAAVAETLDRTQSSAAVETAASHMEEPERDDAGFGTGTEPAGHLAVDQPYGEGSASPGSDGSGPADYTVKGDAGSMVYYEEGHPDYEQTRAEVWFESAAHAEAAGFRAPRRNRL; translated from the coding sequence ATGGATTTTGTCTTCTGGATTATTGTCATCGTGCTGATAGTCGGTGTTGTCTGGTGGCTGCTCAACCGCAGCAATTCCGCCGGGACCGGCGGCTCTGCAGGCCAGGACCGGGCTGGCTCGTCCGATGGTACCGGCACAATACGGGCTGACGGGGCCCTGGCAGGCGGCAGCGCCGCAGCCTCTGCCGAGGCCGCAGCAACCGCCGGAATCCCCAGCGCGGCAGGCTTCGGACGGGCCGCCGAGCCGGTACCCCCGACGACGGCGGATGAGACCCCAGAAGTGTCCGGCGCAGCTACCGGTGGGACAGCCGGCCCGGCCCAGCGGGCGGCGGGCGCCGACGCCGTCGGGCCTTCCGAGGCGGCCCCCCTTTCGAATTCCCGTAGCGGGGCCGTTGAGAGCGGGAGCAGCGCTCCCTCCGAGCATGAGACCGAAACCGGAACCAGCAGCCTGGCCCCGGATGACGAGCCCGCTCAGGAAGGCGGGCGTGTGCAGGAAGACGGGCGTGTGCAGGAAGACGGGCGTGTGCAGGAGGATGCGGCCGAGTGGGAGACCCAGTGGTCCGAAGCCGGCGGATCCATGGCAGTGCCGCGTGAAGACAATCCGCCGGCCGGCGCGTCCGTCGGAACGAGCAGCGAGCCCACGGCTGGTCCAGGGCCTGTCCATAACGCGGAGTACACCAGCCCGCATTCCCCCACCCTCCCGGGCGCCGAAACAGCTGCAGGCGAAGGGTCCGCCGACGGGTTCGCCGGAGGTTCCGCCGAAGCGTTCGCCGATGGTACCGCCGAGGCCAGGGCTGACCGGCAACCTGACGTCCCGGACGATGCTGCAGTAGCGGAGACCCTGGACCGGACCCAGTCGTCTGCGGCGGTCGAAACAGCGGCCAGCCACATGGAGGAACCCGAAAGGGATGATGCGGGATTCGGAACTGGTACCGAACCTGCCGGCCACCTTGCTGTGGATCAGCCCTACGGCGAGGGCTCCGCGTCGCCGGGCTCCGACGGCAGCGGCCCGGCCGACTACACGGTGAAGGGCGACGCCGGATCCATGGTCTATTACGAGGAGGGGCATCCGGATTATGAGCAGACGCGGGCGGAGGTCTGGTTTGAATCGGCGGCACATGCGGAGGCTGCTGGGTTCCGGGCCCCAAGGCGGAACCGGCTCTGA
- a CDS encoding LysR family transcriptional regulator, translating into MDFKRLRILRELADRGTVGATAEAMHVTPSAVSQQLKTLQEELGVVLVEKSGRGVRLTEAGQAMASAAADVSTAMARAEATIDAYRHGWQAHVRAAFFPSAAEMFLPGLLHRVKTIGGLHFEAHFEDPGIAGFAGLASDYDIVLAHSVDGPEVFSSHGLVVVPLLNEPLDVAMQAGHALAAKSRLTARDVVGYPWMGVPDGFPFDAVLRQIEKQAGSAAVRAQLFPDLRVLEALVSSGHGLSLLPRYTAAANQGKGFVLRPLVGVTARRSIVALARPDIAARTTVREVLDMLRLEAETVAAGLAPRDS; encoded by the coding sequence ATGGACTTCAAGCGGCTGCGGATCCTGCGCGAACTTGCCGACCGGGGCACGGTGGGGGCCACCGCCGAAGCCATGCATGTCACTCCATCGGCCGTCTCCCAGCAGCTCAAAACGCTGCAGGAGGAGCTTGGCGTGGTCCTTGTGGAGAAATCGGGCAGGGGAGTTCGGCTGACGGAGGCCGGCCAGGCAATGGCCTCCGCTGCGGCGGACGTATCCACGGCGATGGCCCGGGCGGAGGCAACAATCGACGCCTACCGCCACGGCTGGCAGGCCCATGTCAGGGCAGCCTTTTTCCCCAGCGCGGCCGAGATGTTCCTCCCCGGTCTCCTGCACCGTGTCAAAACCATCGGAGGCCTGCACTTTGAGGCCCATTTTGAGGATCCCGGCATCGCCGGTTTCGCCGGGCTGGCGTCGGACTACGACATTGTCCTGGCACACAGCGTGGATGGGCCGGAGGTATTTTCCAGCCACGGGCTGGTGGTGGTTCCACTGCTCAACGAGCCGCTCGATGTCGCCATGCAGGCCGGTCATGCGCTGGCGGCGAAATCCCGCCTGACGGCCCGGGATGTGGTTGGGTATCCCTGGATGGGCGTCCCGGACGGCTTCCCCTTCGACGCCGTCCTGCGCCAGATCGAAAAGCAGGCAGGTTCCGCGGCGGTGAGGGCTCAGTTGTTTCCCGACCTCCGGGTCCTTGAAGCGCTGGTGAGTTCGGGCCACGGGCTGTCCCTGCTGCCGCGGTACACGGCGGCGGCCAATCAGGGCAAGGGCTTTGTGCTCCGCCCACTGGTGGGCGTGACAGCCCGGCGCAGCATCGTGGCGCTGGCCCGTCCTGACATCGCTGCCCGGACCACAGTCCGGGAGGTGCTGGACATGCTCAGGCTTGAAGCCGAGACCGTCGCAGCTGGCCTCGCACCGCGTGATTCCTGA